From the genome of Streptacidiphilus rugosus AM-16, one region includes:
- the miaA gene encoding tRNA (adenosine(37)-N6)-dimethylallyltransferase MiaA, with translation MSASSPRIAGPRVIAVVGATAVGKSDLGVAIAQHLGGEVVNTDSMQLYRGMDIGTAKLTMAEREGVPHHLLDIWDVTEAASVAEYQRLAREAIDKLVAQGRTPVLVGGSGLYVRAAIDELEFPGTDPEVRARLEAELETEGSGALHARLAAVDPEAARAILPSNGRRIVRALEVVEITGLPFTANLPGHESVYDAVQIGVRLPRPELDERIELRVDRMWEAGLLDEVGELAAQGLREGRTAARALGYQQALAQLDGVYDEAEARAETVRATRRFARRQESWFRRDPRVHWLDRDTSEPPTALVEQALALL, from the coding sequence ATCAGTGCCTCCTCGCCCCGCATCGCCGGGCCGCGCGTCATCGCCGTCGTCGGCGCCACCGCCGTCGGGAAGTCCGACCTCGGCGTGGCCATCGCCCAACACCTCGGCGGCGAGGTGGTGAACACCGACTCCATGCAGCTCTACCGGGGCATGGACATCGGCACCGCCAAACTGACCATGGCCGAGCGCGAGGGCGTGCCGCACCACCTCCTCGACATCTGGGACGTCACCGAGGCCGCGAGCGTCGCCGAGTACCAGCGGCTGGCGCGCGAGGCGATCGACAAGCTGGTCGCGCAGGGGCGCACACCGGTGCTGGTCGGCGGCTCGGGGCTCTACGTCCGCGCCGCCATCGACGAGCTGGAGTTCCCCGGCACGGACCCCGAGGTCCGCGCCAGGCTGGAGGCGGAACTCGAGACGGAGGGATCCGGCGCGCTGCATGCCCGTCTGGCCGCCGTCGATCCCGAGGCCGCGCGCGCGATCCTGCCGAGCAACGGACGGCGGATCGTCCGGGCCCTGGAGGTCGTCGAGATCACCGGACTGCCCTTCACCGCCAACCTCCCCGGCCACGAGTCCGTCTACGACGCCGTGCAGATCGGCGTCCGCCTGCCGCGCCCCGAGCTGGACGAGCGGATCGAACTCCGCGTCGACCGGATGTGGGAGGCCGGACTCCTCGACGAGGTCGGCGAGCTGGCGGCGCAGGGCCTGCGCGAGGGCCGCACGGCCGCCCGCGCGCTCGGGTACCAGCAGGCACTCGCCCAACTGGACGGCGTCTACGACGAAGCGGAGGCCCGCGCCGAGACGGTGCGGGCGACCCGGCGCTTCGCCCGCCGGCAGGAGTCCTGGTTCCGCCGCGACCCTCGCGTGCACTGGCTCGACCGGGACACCTCCGAGCCGCCGACGGCGCTCGTCGAGCAGGCGCTCGCGCTGCTCTGA
- a CDS encoding antitoxin, whose protein sequence is MGLTDSLKDALGQATKKATEYAGSHKSQIGAGLDKVGDLADKATKHKYSDQIQMGTGKAKEAVDKIGGPKDVIPGEASERTAEKPTDDGQDQDATK, encoded by the coding sequence ATGGGCCTCACGGACTCCCTGAAGGACGCGCTGGGCCAGGCCACCAAGAAAGCCACCGAATACGCCGGAAGTCACAAGTCACAGATCGGCGCCGGTCTGGACAAAGTCGGCGATCTGGCGGACAAGGCCACCAAGCACAAGTACAGCGACCAGATCCAGATGGGCACGGGCAAGGCGAAGGAGGCCGTCGACAAGATCGGCGGCCCGAAGGACGTGATCCCTGGCGAGGCGAGCGAGCGGACGGCTGAGAAGCCGACCGACGACGGTCAGGACCAGGACGCGACGAAGTAA
- a CDS encoding class III extradiol dioxygenase subunit B-like domain-containing protein: MLVAAAVCPCPPLLVPEVAVGAAPELDGLRAACDEALAVLTGAAPELIWVVGPGPEHKLFDRGGVGGFQGFGVDLGVALGAGDAGETLPSSLAVGAWLLARAGWQGETRALAVADYLEWELCRENGRELAASAERVGFLVLGEGSARRTLKAPGYLDERAEPFDAAVAAGFAEGELPPLDAELAFELLASGRAPWQVLAGASEQPVGSARLLYDDAPYGVGYFVASWS; the protein is encoded by the coding sequence ATGCTGGTTGCCGCTGCCGTCTGCCCCTGCCCGCCACTGCTCGTGCCCGAGGTCGCCGTCGGAGCCGCACCGGAGCTGGACGGGCTGCGGGCCGCCTGCGACGAGGCGCTCGCGGTGCTGACCGGGGCCGCGCCGGAGCTCATCTGGGTGGTCGGGCCGGGACCCGAGCACAAGCTCTTCGACCGTGGCGGAGTCGGCGGATTCCAGGGCTTCGGCGTGGACCTGGGCGTCGCGCTGGGCGCCGGGGACGCGGGGGAGACCCTGCCCTCCTCGCTGGCCGTGGGGGCCTGGCTGCTCGCGCGCGCCGGCTGGCAGGGCGAGACCCGGGCGCTCGCCGTCGCCGACTACCTGGAGTGGGAACTCTGCCGGGAGAACGGAAGGGAGCTGGCCGCTTCCGCCGAGCGGGTCGGCTTCCTGGTGCTGGGGGAGGGAAGCGCCCGGCGCACGCTCAAGGCCCCGGGCTACCTGGACGAGCGGGCCGAGCCCTTCGACGCCGCCGTGGCCGCCGGGTTCGCCGAGGGGGAGCTGCCGCCGCTCGACGCCGAGCTGGCCTTCGAACTGCTGGCCTCGGGCCGTGCCCCCTGGCAGGTCCTCGCCGGCGCGAGCGAGCAGCCGGTCGGATCCGCCCGGCTGCTCTACGACGACGCCCCGTACGGCGTCGGTTACTTCGTCGCGTCCTGGTCCTGA
- the miaB gene encoding tRNA (N6-isopentenyl adenosine(37)-C2)-methylthiotransferase MiaB: MGTAETSKTYDIRTYGCQMNVHDSERLSGLMEDAGYVKAAEGSSADVVVFNTCAVRENADNKLYGNLGRLASVKAQQPGMQIAVGGCLAQKDRATIVKKAPWVDVVFGTHNIGHLPALLERARVQEEAQVEILESLEVFPSTLPTRRESAYAAWVSVSVGCNNTCTFCIVPALRGKEKDRRSGDILAEVQALVNEGVVEVTLLGQNVNAYGSDIGDRLAFGKLLRACGEVEGLERVRFTSPHPKDFTDDVIAAMAETPNVMHQLHMPLQSGSDTVLRAMRRSYRQERYLGIIERVRAAMPDAAITTDIIVGFPGETEEDFEQTLHVVREARFAQAFTFQYSKRPGTPAAEMENQIPKEVVQARYERLVALQEEISWEENKKQVGRRLEVLVAEGEGRKDEATSRLSGRAPDNRLVHFTRPTEPVRPGDMVTVEITYAAPHHLLAEGPTLDVRRTRAGDAWEKRQAAPAGDAAKPAGVMLGLPTIGAPAPLPQAADGAKGCC, encoded by the coding sequence GTGGGTACCGCAGAAACTTCCAAGACGTACGACATCCGCACCTACGGATGCCAGATGAACGTCCACGACTCCGAGCGCCTCTCCGGTCTGATGGAGGACGCCGGCTACGTGAAGGCCGCCGAGGGCAGCAGCGCCGACGTCGTCGTGTTCAACACCTGTGCCGTGCGAGAGAACGCCGACAACAAGCTCTACGGCAACCTCGGCCGGCTCGCCTCGGTGAAGGCGCAGCAGCCCGGCATGCAGATCGCCGTCGGCGGCTGCCTGGCCCAGAAGGACCGGGCCACCATCGTCAAGAAGGCCCCCTGGGTCGATGTCGTCTTCGGCACCCACAACATCGGCCACCTCCCCGCGCTGCTGGAGCGCGCGCGGGTGCAGGAGGAGGCCCAGGTCGAGATCCTCGAGTCGCTGGAGGTCTTCCCCTCCACGCTGCCGACGCGGCGCGAGTCCGCCTACGCCGCGTGGGTCTCCGTCTCGGTGGGCTGCAACAACACCTGCACCTTCTGCATCGTGCCCGCGCTGCGCGGCAAGGAGAAGGACCGCCGCAGCGGCGACATCCTGGCCGAGGTCCAGGCGCTGGTGAACGAGGGCGTCGTCGAGGTCACCCTGCTCGGGCAGAACGTCAACGCCTACGGCTCGGACATCGGCGACCGGCTCGCCTTCGGCAAGCTGCTGCGCGCCTGCGGCGAGGTCGAGGGCTTGGAGCGGGTGCGCTTCACCTCCCCGCATCCCAAGGACTTCACCGACGACGTCATCGCGGCCATGGCCGAGACGCCGAACGTGATGCACCAGCTGCACATGCCGCTGCAGTCCGGCTCGGACACGGTGCTGCGCGCCATGCGCCGCTCCTACCGGCAGGAGCGCTACCTCGGCATCATCGAGCGGGTCCGCGCCGCGATGCCGGACGCGGCGATCACCACCGACATCATCGTGGGCTTCCCCGGCGAGACCGAGGAGGACTTCGAGCAGACGCTGCACGTCGTCCGCGAGGCGCGTTTCGCCCAGGCCTTCACCTTCCAGTACTCCAAGCGGCCCGGCACCCCCGCCGCCGAGATGGAGAACCAGATCCCCAAGGAGGTCGTCCAGGCCCGCTACGAGCGGCTGGTCGCACTCCAGGAGGAGATCTCCTGGGAGGAGAACAAGAAGCAGGTCGGCCGCAGGCTCGAGGTCCTGGTCGCCGAGGGCGAGGGCCGCAAGGACGAGGCCACCTCCCGTCTCTCGGGCCGCGCGCCGGACAACCGGCTGGTGCACTTCACCCGGCCGACCGAGCCCGTCCGCCCCGGTGACATGGTCACCGTCGAGATCACCTACGCCGCCCCGCACCACCTGCTGGCCGAGGGCCCGACGCTGGACGTGCGCCGGACCCGCGCCGGTGACGCCTGGGAGAAGCGCCAGGCGGCGCCCGCCGGGGACGCCGCGAAGCCGGCCGGGGTGATGCTCGGCCTGCCGACGATCGGTGCTCCGGCACCGCTGCCGCAGGCGGCGGACGGCGCGAAGGGCTGCTGCTGA
- a CDS encoding TAXI family TRAP transporter solute-binding subunit, which translates to MSPSLPPRLHRLGRLRLALALLTVLAVAAAGWFGASRGPSYPSGAYRMATGTPSGVYALYGKLLQAAVAKGVPGVSLRLDQSVGGPDNLARVVDGRDDFGIATADAVAHFAGSGKERLRALGELYDDYVQLVVPTGSPVRSVGDLKGLRVGTGQHGSGVELISQRVLAVSGLTPGRDLTAVPLGIADAPKALETHRIDAFFWSGGLPTSGVTELMSRFHVRLVPLGGLAPKMDQLAQRQDPGARYTQIYRTSTVPSSAYPGSDPDTPVSTLAVANLLVTRADVPASLVEQVTAVVMSSRDAIGQQVHSAQLVDVRSAIYTEPLPLAEGARRYYVSVKP; encoded by the coding sequence ATGTCTCCGTCCCTTCCGCCGCGGCTCCACCGGCTCGGTCGGCTGCGCCTGGCGCTGGCGCTGCTGACGGTGCTGGCGGTGGCGGCCGCCGGGTGGTTCGGCGCGAGCAGGGGTCCGTCCTACCCCTCGGGGGCCTACCGGATGGCCACCGGCACCCCTTCCGGCGTCTACGCGCTCTACGGGAAGCTGCTCCAGGCCGCCGTCGCCAAGGGGGTTCCCGGCGTCTCGCTGCGGCTCGACCAGTCGGTCGGCGGACCGGACAACCTGGCCAGGGTCGTCGACGGACGCGACGACTTCGGCATCGCGACCGCCGACGCGGTCGCGCACTTCGCGGGCTCGGGCAAGGAGCGCCTCCGCGCGCTCGGCGAGCTCTACGACGACTACGTGCAGCTCGTCGTGCCCACCGGTTCCCCGGTGCGGAGCGTCGGCGACCTCAAGGGGCTGCGGGTCGGCACCGGGCAGCACGGCAGCGGCGTCGAGCTGATCAGTCAGCGGGTGCTGGCGGTCTCCGGGCTCACCCCCGGCCGCGATCTGACCGCGGTTCCGCTGGGCATCGCGGATGCGCCCAAGGCGCTGGAGACGCACAGGATCGACGCCTTCTTCTGGTCCGGCGGCCTGCCGACCAGCGGGGTCACCGAGTTGATGAGCCGCTTCCACGTGCGGCTCGTCCCGCTCGGCGGGCTGGCCCCGAAGATGGACCAGCTGGCCCAGCGGCAGGATCCCGGCGCCAGGTACACCCAGATCTACCGCACCTCGACGGTGCCGAGCTCGGCGTATCCGGGCAGCGACCCCGACACCCCGGTCTCCACGCTCGCCGTCGCGAACCTGCTGGTCACCCGGGCCGACGTGCCCGCGTCCCTGGTCGAGCAGGTGACAGCGGTCGTGATGAGCAGCCGTGACGCGATCGGGCAGCAGGTCCACTCGGCCCAGCTGGTGGACGTCCGATCGGCGATCTACACCGAGCCCCTGCCACTGGCCGAGGGCGCCCGGCGGTACTACGTCTCGGTCAAGCCGTAG
- a CDS encoding MerR family transcriptional regulator codes for MSTVPRPRPEFLIDDLAQAAGTTVRNVRAYQDRGLLPRADRRGRANVYDDTHLERLRLIAGLLDRGHTLAGIKELLDAWENGRGLGGVLGLVAEVTAPWTDEKPGRLSHAELLALFGGTEDPAAIEAALRLGVLELETPADADADAPACGSGRSAATAYRVPSPALLDVAARLFELGVPLAAVIDHFEELRRDMGHLARRFVEFSAVQVFARYVGATPLSDEDAARAAEAVRRLRPLAQAAVDAELARAMRREATLLLEASVATLPEPLREALAGEL; via the coding sequence ATGAGCACGGTGCCGCGCCCGCGCCCGGAGTTCCTCATCGACGACCTGGCCCAGGCGGCCGGCACGACGGTCCGTAACGTCCGGGCCTACCAGGACCGCGGCCTGCTGCCCCGCGCCGACCGGCGCGGGCGCGCGAACGTCTACGACGACACGCATCTGGAACGGCTCCGGCTCATCGCAGGCCTCCTCGACCGGGGGCACACCCTCGCCGGGATCAAGGAGCTGCTGGACGCCTGGGAGAACGGCCGGGGCCTCGGCGGCGTCCTCGGCCTGGTCGCGGAGGTCACGGCGCCGTGGACGGACGAGAAGCCCGGCCGCCTCAGCCACGCCGAACTGCTGGCGCTCTTCGGGGGCACGGAGGATCCGGCGGCGATCGAGGCCGCGCTCAGGCTGGGTGTGCTGGAACTGGAGACGCCCGCCGACGCCGACGCCGATGCCCCAGCCTGCGGCAGCGGGCGGAGTGCGGCGACCGCCTACCGCGTGCCGAGCCCGGCGCTGCTCGACGTCGCCGCCCGCCTCTTCGAACTCGGGGTGCCGCTCGCCGCCGTGATCGACCACTTCGAGGAACTGCGCCGCGACATGGGCCACCTTGCCCGCCGCTTCGTCGAGTTCAGCGCGGTGCAGGTCTTCGCCCGCTACGTCGGCGCCACGCCGCTCAGCGACGAGGACGCCGCCCGCGCGGCCGAGGCGGTCCGCAGGCTGCGGCCCCTGGCGCAGGCGGCGGTCGACGCGGAACTCGCCCGCGCCATGCGCCGCGAGGCGACCCTGCTCCTCGAGGCCTCCGTCGCCACCCTCCCTGAACCGCTCCGCGAGGCACTGGCCGGGGAACTGTAG
- a CDS encoding alpha/beta fold hydrolase, giving the protein MIIGAREHRVVTDDGVELAVVEAGDPTRPTLCFLHGYPDTREVWTPVMAALAATYHVVAYDTRGAGRSSAPEPGRAGYRLDRLEEDFLTVLDALAPYGPVHLVGHDWGSVQGWEFATSPRLQGGLASFTSVSGPAWTTPRSGPGPGCGGPPPRTCGRCSPRACGPGTSPRSSCRACRRPCGAGRPDAAGARSGEPWRGPGWPAIPRRR; this is encoded by the coding sequence ATGATCATCGGCGCTCGGGAACACCGCGTCGTCACCGACGACGGTGTGGAGCTGGCCGTCGTCGAAGCCGGGGATCCGACCCGGCCCACCCTCTGCTTCCTGCACGGCTATCCCGACACCCGCGAGGTCTGGACGCCGGTGATGGCCGCGCTCGCGGCCACCTACCACGTGGTCGCCTACGACACCCGCGGCGCGGGCCGCTCCTCCGCGCCCGAGCCCGGCCGCGCCGGGTACCGGCTCGACCGGCTGGAGGAGGACTTCCTCACCGTCCTCGACGCGCTCGCGCCGTACGGCCCCGTCCACCTGGTGGGCCACGACTGGGGTTCCGTCCAGGGCTGGGAGTTCGCGACCTCGCCCCGGCTGCAGGGCGGCCTCGCCTCCTTCACCAGCGTGTCCGGCCCTGCCTGGACCACGCCGCGCTCTGGGCCAGGGCCCGGCTGCGGCGGCCCACCCCCGCGAACCTGTGGGCGCTGCTCGCCCAGGGCCTGCGGTCCTGGTACATCACCGCGTTCCAGCTGCCGCGCCTGCCGGAGGCCCTGTGGCGCGGGCCGGCCGGACGCAGCTGGGGCGCGGTCTGGCGAACCCTGGAGGGGACCCGGGTGGCCGGCCATCCCGCGCCGACGTTGA
- a CDS encoding sensor histidine kinase: MRTRLLGILLALLVCVLAALGVPLATSEAQREQQRVVVDRMDDAARFAALAQNPIGQPDSSAAVEQQLTLDAQLRRYHDVYGTSAGVFDLNGRALHAYPSDWADAATGASDEPFREALDGRRSHDPAQVWPWDDGNARLVIASPVVWDGDVVAVVVIESPTDAMRSRVLHAWLWLIGGEALAVLFAIGAAVTLTRWVLRPVHDLDKVTHDIATGRLASRVAPAGGPPELRRLARAFNEMADHVEQVLDQQRAFVADASHQLRNPLSALMLRVEVLGMELPEGHEEELHGVRVEGRRLAQVLDDLLGLARAENAGPVASAVEVGELVADRVAGWGALAQERGVRLEWTPPEGPLAALAEPVGLGSALDAVLDNALKFTPAGGTVAVAALRVGEDVAIRVSDGGPGLDEEELARIGDRFWRSPRHQNVDGSGLGLSIARALLTANGGSLAFDPTESVGLTVTLTLPPSPDAVTGVDAAEAATTPPRPRRG, from the coding sequence ATGCGTACCCGCCTGCTCGGCATCCTGCTCGCGCTGCTCGTCTGTGTGCTGGCCGCACTCGGCGTCCCGCTGGCCACCAGTGAGGCGCAGCGCGAGCAGCAGCGCGTCGTCGTCGACCGGATGGACGACGCGGCGCGCTTCGCGGCGCTCGCGCAGAACCCGATCGGGCAGCCGGACTCGTCCGCCGCGGTCGAGCAGCAGCTCACCCTGGACGCCCAGCTCCGCCGCTACCACGACGTCTACGGCACCTCGGCCGGGGTCTTCGACCTCAACGGCCGGGCCCTGCACGCCTACCCGAGCGACTGGGCCGACGCGGCGACCGGCGCGTCGGACGAGCCCTTCCGCGAGGCGCTGGACGGCCGCCGGAGCCACGACCCCGCCCAGGTCTGGCCCTGGGACGACGGGAACGCCCGGCTGGTGATCGCCTCGCCCGTGGTCTGGGACGGCGACGTGGTCGCGGTCGTCGTCATCGAGTCGCCGACGGACGCGATGCGCTCGCGGGTGCTGCACGCGTGGCTCTGGCTGATCGGCGGCGAGGCGCTGGCCGTGCTCTTCGCGATCGGCGCGGCCGTCACGCTGACGCGGTGGGTGCTGCGCCCGGTGCACGACCTGGACAAGGTCACCCACGACATCGCCACCGGCCGTCTCGCCTCCCGCGTGGCGCCGGCCGGCGGCCCGCCCGAGCTGCGCCGGCTGGCGCGCGCCTTCAACGAGATGGCTGACCACGTCGAGCAGGTGCTCGACCAGCAGCGCGCCTTCGTCGCCGACGCCTCGCACCAGCTGCGCAACCCCCTCTCGGCGCTGATGCTGCGGGTCGAGGTGCTCGGTATGGAGCTGCCGGAGGGCCACGAGGAGGAGCTGCACGGCGTCAGGGTCGAGGGCCGCAGGCTGGCGCAGGTCCTGGACGACCTGCTCGGCCTGGCGCGCGCGGAGAACGCGGGACCGGTGGCCTCGGCGGTCGAGGTCGGCGAGCTCGTCGCCGACCGGGTGGCCGGCTGGGGTGCGCTGGCGCAGGAACGCGGGGTCCGCCTGGAGTGGACGCCACCGGAGGGCCCGCTGGCGGCGCTGGCCGAGCCGGTGGGCCTGGGCAGCGCGCTGGACGCGGTGCTGGACAACGCACTCAAGTTCACCCCGGCGGGTGGCACGGTCGCGGTGGCGGCGCTGCGGGTCGGCGAGGACGTGGCGATCCGGGTCAGCGACGGTGGCCCCGGCCTGGACGAGGAGGAGCTGGCCCGCATCGGCGACCGCTTCTGGCGCAGTCCGCGTCACCAGAACGTCGACGGCTCCGGCCTCGGCCTCTCCATCGCCCGCGCCCTGCTGACCGCCAACGGCGGCTCCCTCGCCTTCGACCCCACCGAGTCCGTCGGCCTCACCGTCACCCTCACCCTTCCGCCCTCGCCCGATGCGGTCACCGGCGTCGACGCAGCCGAGGCCGCCACCACGCCCCCTCGCCCCCGCCGCGGCTGA
- a CDS encoding response regulator transcription factor has protein sequence MRLLLVEDDEHVAAALMAVLGKHGFEVRHARSGNEALDALVPDGRPQFRVVLLDLGLPDRDGFEVCDQIRRRCGIPVIMVTARAEIRDRIHGLNIGADDYIVKPYDMGELLARIHAVARRDAGARPAPVAPQPRREDPPALLSRAFGLDLDQASRRATVHGEDVALTRKEYELLALLAQSPGVVFRREQIISEVWRSSWDGTARSLEVHVASLRRKLGLPGLIETVRGIGYKLAVPSQPADE, from the coding sequence ATGCGCCTGCTCCTCGTCGAGGACGACGAGCACGTCGCCGCCGCGCTGATGGCCGTCCTCGGCAAGCACGGATTCGAGGTACGGCACGCCCGCTCCGGCAACGAGGCCCTGGACGCGCTCGTCCCCGACGGCCGTCCGCAGTTCCGGGTGGTGCTGCTCGACCTCGGCCTGCCCGATCGCGACGGCTTCGAGGTCTGCGACCAGATCCGCCGTCGCTGCGGCATCCCGGTCATCATGGTCACGGCGCGCGCCGAGATCAGGGACCGGATCCACGGCCTGAACATCGGCGCCGACGACTACATCGTCAAGCCCTACGACATGGGCGAGCTGCTCGCCCGCATCCACGCGGTGGCCCGCCGCGACGCGGGGGCGCGCCCCGCCCCGGTCGCCCCGCAGCCGCGCCGCGAGGATCCGCCCGCGCTGCTCAGCCGCGCCTTCGGCCTCGACCTCGACCAGGCCTCGCGCCGCGCCACCGTCCACGGCGAGGACGTCGCGCTGACCCGCAAGGAGTACGAGCTGCTGGCCCTGCTGGCGCAGAGCCCCGGCGTGGTCTTCCGGCGCGAGCAGATCATCAGCGAGGTCTGGCGCAGCAGCTGGGACGGCACCGCGCGTTCGCTCGAGGTCCACGTGGCCTCGCTGCGGCGCAAGCTCGGCCTGCCGGGACTGATCGAGACCGTCCGCGGCATCGGCTACAAGCTGGCCGTCCCGTCGCAGCCGGCCGACGAGTAG
- a CDS encoding ATP-binding cassette domain-containing protein, which produces MASAPRQQPVLLRLRGVSKRHGLVQTLHEVDLELSRGEVVTLLGPPGAGKTTLCRAINGAERIDSGVILLDGAPLPARGRARRAARADVGLVPDSDAPARVTRRTDGLHEPYGPVWPGHPEDPEGPEAPEGPRRWGRRTGATFGSSASYVSLGPRGRGAPTGRTVLEELTRSQVRARGIAPEDAEQRALEQLHRVGAAAEAGLRRAQLSPSGLARVALARALVLDPKLLLVDEPPQELRELTHELTGQLVAEGLAMLVVSEEPCFAHAAADRVLFMSGGRIVESAPPQQFFTAPRTSRARDFVTRLLRR; this is translated from the coding sequence ATGGCGTCCGCCCCACGGCAGCAGCCGGTGCTGCTGCGCCTGCGGGGCGTGAGCAAGCGGCACGGGCTGGTGCAGACGCTGCACGAGGTGGATCTCGAACTCTCCCGCGGCGAGGTGGTCACGCTGCTCGGGCCGCCGGGCGCGGGCAAGACCACGCTGTGCCGAGCGATCAACGGCGCGGAGCGGATCGACTCCGGGGTGATTCTGCTCGACGGCGCGCCCCTGCCCGCACGCGGGCGCGCGCGCCGGGCGGCCCGGGCGGACGTCGGACTGGTCCCCGACTCCGACGCGCCGGCGCGCGTGACGCGGCGGACGGACGGACTCCACGAGCCGTACGGGCCGGTGTGGCCCGGGCACCCCGAAGACCCCGAGGGCCCGGAGGCTCCCGAGGGCCCCCGCCGGTGGGGACGGCGGACCGGAGCAACGTTCGGCTCCTCCGCCTCCTACGTGTCGCTCGGACCGCGCGGGCGCGGCGCGCCGACGGGCCGCACGGTCCTGGAGGAACTGACCCGCTCGCAGGTGCGAGCCCGCGGCATCGCCCCCGAGGACGCCGAGCAGCGCGCGCTGGAACAGCTGCACCGGGTCGGCGCGGCGGCGGAGGCGGGCCTGCGCAGGGCGCAGCTCAGCCCGTCCGGCCTGGCCCGGGTGGCGCTGGCGCGAGCCCTGGTGCTGGACCCTAAGCTGCTGCTGGTGGACGAGCCGCCGCAGGAGCTGCGGGAGCTCACCCACGAGCTGACCGGGCAGCTGGTCGCGGAGGGCCTGGCGATGCTGGTCGTCTCCGAGGAGCCGTGCTTCGCGCACGCCGCCGCGGACCGGGTGCTCTTCATGTCGGGCGGGCGGATCGTGGAATCCGCCCCGCCCCAGCAGTTCTTCACCGCGCCCCGCACCTCCCGGGCCCGCGACTTCGTCACCCGCCTGCTCCGACGCTGA